A part of Mycolicibacterium sp. TUM20985 genomic DNA contains:
- a CDS encoding alpha/beta hydrolase yields the protein MFAMWLVGRLIAALLAPVLVSTFTGPAAWASPEGQPTVNYGQPPVWGSCADFLGAVTPIPAAQCGTIGVPIDYANPEGPQTSLAVIRVPATGDRIGILLVNPGGPGASAVDTVAGMAMGLADTDVGRRFDLVGFDPRGVGHSTPQVRCRTDAEFDAYRRESLTDYSAEGVARIEQIYQQMAQNCIDRTGRDFLANVGTASTARDMDVVRAALGESQINYLGYSYGTELGARYAELFGDRVRAMVLDGAVDPSSDPIAENIRQLAGFQTAFDDYAADCARSVDCPLGQDPTQFVARYHQLVDPLVQRPAPTSDPRGLSYQDAITGTVNALYTERYWKFLTSGLLGLQRGTDAGDLLLLADDYQERDANGHYSNQQDAFTAIRCVDSPYPTDPSVWAEADRQARAAAPFMAYGEFTGLAPRDACSMWPVPPTSAPQGATSPGPGKVVVVSTTHDPATPYEAGVDLAREMDASLITFNGTQHTVVFNGDACVDSAVVAFLVDSVPPPPNLQC from the coding sequence ATGTTCGCCATGTGGTTGGTGGGCAGGCTGATCGCGGCACTGCTCGCACCGGTACTGGTGTCGACTTTCACCGGACCCGCCGCGTGGGCGTCACCCGAGGGGCAGCCCACCGTGAACTACGGTCAGCCGCCCGTATGGGGCAGCTGCGCCGACTTCCTCGGGGCGGTTACCCCCATACCCGCCGCGCAGTGCGGAACCATCGGCGTGCCCATCGATTATGCGAATCCCGAAGGGCCGCAAACGTCCCTTGCCGTCATCCGGGTGCCGGCCACCGGTGACCGAATCGGAATCCTCTTGGTCAACCCCGGCGGCCCCGGCGCCTCGGCCGTCGACACCGTCGCGGGGATGGCGATGGGCCTCGCCGACACCGACGTCGGCCGTCGCTTCGATCTGGTCGGGTTCGACCCCCGTGGCGTCGGGCACTCCACCCCGCAGGTGCGCTGCCGCACCGACGCCGAGTTCGACGCCTACCGCCGCGAATCCCTCACCGACTACAGCGCCGAGGGCGTGGCCCGCATCGAGCAGATCTACCAGCAGATGGCGCAGAACTGCATCGACCGCACCGGGCGGGACTTCCTGGCGAACGTCGGCACGGCGTCGACCGCACGCGACATGGACGTCGTCCGCGCCGCGTTGGGGGAGAGCCAGATCAACTACCTCGGCTACTCCTATGGAACGGAGCTCGGCGCCAGGTACGCCGAACTGTTCGGTGACCGCGTGCGGGCCATGGTGCTCGACGGTGCCGTCGACCCCAGCTCGGATCCCATCGCGGAGAACATCCGTCAGCTCGCCGGCTTCCAGACCGCGTTCGACGACTACGCCGCCGACTGCGCCCGGTCGGTCGACTGCCCGCTGGGCCAGGACCCGACGCAGTTCGTCGCGCGATATCACCAGCTGGTGGACCCGCTCGTGCAACGGCCGGCGCCGACGTCGGACCCGAGGGGGCTGAGCTACCAGGACGCCATCACCGGCACGGTGAACGCGCTCTACACCGAGCGCTACTGGAAATTCCTCACCAGTGGTCTGCTCGGGCTGCAACGCGGCACCGACGCCGGTGACCTGTTGTTGCTGGCCGACGACTATCAGGAGCGCGACGCGAACGGGCACTACTCGAACCAGCAGGATGCGTTCACCGCGATCCGGTGCGTCGATTCGCCCTACCCGACCGATCCGTCGGTATGGGCCGAGGCCGACCGCCAGGCCCGCGCGGCTGCACCGTTCATGGCCTACGGCGAGTTCACCGGACTCGCGCCCAGGGACGCCTGCTCCATGTGGCCGGTACCTCCGACCTCGGCACCCCAGGGCGCCACGTCACCGGGGCCGGGCAAAGTCGTCGTCGTCTCGACCACCCACGATCCCGCCACCCCGTATGAGGCGGGTGTCGACCTGGCCCGCGAGATGGACGCCTCGCTGATCACATTCAACGGCACGCAGCACACCGTGGTGTTCAACGGCGATGCCTGCGTCGACTCCGCCGTGGTGGCGTTCCTGGTGGATTCGGTTCCGCCACCGCCCAACCTTCAGTGTTAG
- a CDS encoding class I SAM-dependent methyltransferase: MTDEGKLHPMDNDTSTVVEDGHYYRDQIGNSNKVIAWSHRSRFVKAISLIDDDAANLLDYGCGDGTFLAMAAAKYEKGHGADIDANQIEGCKERFADLDDVSFSVIGELTSEYDGTFDVVTCMETLEHCTEDIVEIVLADLARLAAPGGRVIVSVPIEIGPSFVLKQSIRALARRMGNSSYHMVERYTAADAAKMVFAGRNTSVERPLYKVDGAEGYSHFGFNWRALRERVAHHLVVEETQFTPVGQLRGFASSQAWFLCRPR; the protein is encoded by the coding sequence GTGACCGACGAAGGAAAACTGCACCCGATGGACAACGACACCAGCACCGTCGTCGAGGACGGCCATTACTACCGCGATCAGATCGGCAACTCCAACAAGGTCATCGCGTGGAGTCACCGGTCGCGGTTCGTCAAGGCGATCAGCCTGATCGACGACGACGCCGCCAACCTGCTCGACTACGGCTGCGGGGACGGCACGTTCCTCGCGATGGCGGCCGCAAAGTACGAGAAGGGCCACGGCGCCGACATCGACGCCAACCAGATCGAGGGCTGCAAGGAGCGCTTCGCCGATCTCGACGACGTGAGCTTCTCCGTGATCGGCGAGCTGACCAGCGAGTATGACGGCACCTTCGACGTCGTGACCTGCATGGAGACTCTCGAACACTGCACCGAGGACATCGTCGAGATCGTGCTGGCCGACCTGGCCCGGCTGGCCGCGCCCGGCGGCCGCGTCATCGTCAGCGTGCCGATCGAGATCGGTCCGTCGTTCGTCCTGAAGCAGTCGATCCGCGCCCTGGCCAGGCGCATGGGTAACAGCAGCTATCACATGGTGGAGCGCTACACCGCCGCCGACGCCGCCAAGATGGTGTTTGCTGGCCGCAACACATCGGTTGAGCGGCCGCTCTACAAGGTCGACGGTGCCGAGGGGTACTCGCACTTCGGCTTCAATTGGCGCGCCCTCCGCGAGCGGGTTGCGCACCACCTCGTCGTCGAGGAGACCCAGTTCACGCCCGTCGGACAGCTGCGCGGCTTCGCCAGCAGTCAGGCGTGGTTCCTCTGCCGGCCGCGCTGA
- the glnA gene encoding type I glutamate--ammonia ligase, which yields MDRQKEFVLRTLEERDIRFVRLWFTDVLGYLKSVAIAPAELEGAFEEGIGFDGSSIEGFARVSESDTVARPDPSTFQVLPWTTSAGKHHSARMFCDITMPDGSPSWADSRHVLRRQLAKASDLGFSCYVHPEIEFFLLQPGPDDGSEPIPADNGGYFDQAVHDSAPNFRRHAIDALESMGISVEFSHHEGAPGQQEIDLRYADALSMADNVMTFRYVVKEVALTEGVRASFMPKPFSQYPGSAMHTHMSLFEGDTNAFHTPDDPLQLSAIGKSFIAGILEHASEISAVTNQWVNSYKRLVHGGEAPTAASWGAANRSALVRVPMYTPRKASSRRIEVRSPDSACNPYLAFAVLLAAGLRGVEKNYVLGPQAEDNVWTLTPEERRAMGYKELPGSLGMALSEMENSELVAEALGEHVFDFFLRNKRAEWETYRSSVTPYELKTYLSL from the coding sequence ATGGATCGGCAGAAGGAATTCGTGCTCCGGACGCTCGAGGAGCGCGACATTCGGTTCGTCCGGTTGTGGTTCACCGACGTCCTCGGGTACCTCAAGTCAGTCGCGATCGCGCCTGCCGAACTCGAGGGCGCATTCGAAGAGGGCATTGGCTTCGACGGTTCGTCGATCGAGGGTTTCGCCCGGGTCTCCGAATCCGACACCGTGGCCCGCCCCGATCCGTCGACCTTCCAGGTGCTTCCGTGGACGACGAGCGCGGGCAAGCACCACTCCGCCCGGATGTTCTGCGACATCACGATGCCCGACGGATCGCCGTCCTGGGCAGACTCGCGGCACGTGCTGCGCAGGCAGCTGGCCAAGGCGAGCGATCTCGGCTTCTCCTGCTACGTCCATCCGGAGATCGAGTTCTTCCTGCTGCAGCCCGGCCCGGACGACGGTTCCGAACCCATCCCCGCCGACAACGGCGGTTACTTCGATCAGGCCGTGCACGATTCGGCGCCCAACTTCCGGCGACATGCGATCGACGCGCTCGAGTCGATGGGCATCTCGGTGGAGTTCAGTCACCACGAAGGTGCACCCGGACAGCAGGAGATCGACCTGCGGTACGCCGACGCCCTGTCGATGGCCGACAACGTGATGACGTTCCGCTACGTCGTCAAGGAGGTCGCGCTGACCGAGGGCGTGCGCGCGTCGTTCATGCCGAAACCGTTCAGCCAGTACCCGGGCTCGGCCATGCACACCCACATGAGCCTCTTCGAAGGCGACACGAATGCCTTCCACACCCCGGACGACCCGCTGCAGCTCTCGGCCATCGGAAAGTCGTTCATCGCAGGAATCCTCGAGCACGCCAGCGAGATCAGCGCCGTCACCAACCAGTGGGTGAACTCCTACAAGAGGCTGGTCCACGGAGGCGAGGCACCGACCGCAGCGTCCTGGGGTGCGGCCAACCGGTCCGCGCTCGTCCGGGTGCCGATGTACACCCCGCGCAAGGCGTCCTCCCGCCGCATCGAGGTACGCAGCCCCGACTCGGCCTGCAACCCGTACCTGGCGTTCGCCGTCCTGCTGGCAGCGGGTCTGCGCGGTGTCGAGAAGAACTACGTCCTCGGGCCGCAGGCCGAGGACAACGTCTGGACGCTCACCCCCGAGGAACGCCGCGCCATGGGCTACAAGGAGCTGCCGGGCAGTCTCGGCATGGCGCTCAGCGAGATGGAGAACTCCGAGCTGGTCGCCGAAGCCCTCGGCGAGCACGTCTTCGACTTCTTCCTGCGCAACAAGCGCGCCGAGTGGGAGACCTACCGCAGCAGCGTCACCCCGTACGAACTGAAGACCTACCTGTCCCTGTAG
- a CDS encoding bifunctional [glutamine synthetase] adenylyltransferase/[glutamine synthetase]-adenylyl-L-tyrosine phosphorylase, with amino-acid sequence MAKPATQRPTLPSVGRLGLVEPPARADLDRLGWNAVEHVELLWSLSRAPDADTALRSMVRLADALDDDWDELNRALVKDRGLRGRLFGVLGSSMALADHLIAQPRSWHLLAGSVTLPSAAELSRVFADLAEKSSETNELRVLYRDRLLVLAALDLAPTVENEPVLPFPTVGEHLADLADAALGAALIVATRTVCKDGKDGAPPHPRLAVIAMGKSGARELNYVSDVDVIFVAEQADPITTRVAGEMMRFAGDAFFEVDAALRPEGKQGQLVRTLESHVAYYERWAKTWEFQALLKARPAVGDRALGEQYMAALKPMVWAASEREDFVSEVQAMRRRVEELVPAGVRAREIKLGTGGLRDVEFAVQLLQLVHGRNDESLQVTSTVDAIAALGAGGYIGRDDAANLTASYEFLRLLEHRLQLQRLKRTHMLPEPDDDEAMRWLARAAHMRPDGQHDAIGVLREELKRQSLRVSRLHAKLFYQPLLESVEGAVDFSPSMSSAAAERQLAALGYEGPQSALTHLAALTGSSGRRGRVQQVLLPTLLDWLSDTPDPDAGLLAYRRISEALADQRWFLASLRDEGAVAKRLMRVLGISAFVPELLMRAPEVILQYADGPAGPKLLEVEPDGLAKALVASAGRQDEPLRAIAAARTLRRRELARVASADLLGMLEVTDVCRALTSVWVAVLQAALDVVMRANTPAGGPLARIAVIGMGRLGGGELGYGSDADVMFVCEPVGEVEESAAVKWSVTIAEQVRALLGTPSADPPLEVDINLRPEGRSGPLVRTLGSYAVYYARFAHTWEVQALLRAHCVAGDRDLGLRFLLMVDKTRYPPGGVSPDAVREIRRLKARIDAERLPRGADPNTHTKLGRGGLADVEWTVQLLQLRYAHRIPALHSTSTLDTLDAIGAAELIAEGDVDLLRHAWLTATRARNALVLVRGKPTDQLPGPGRQLNAVAAAAGWPNSDGSEFLDNYLRVTRRAKTVVRRVFGE; translated from the coding sequence GTGGCCAAACCCGCGACGCAACGACCGACGTTGCCCAGCGTGGGCAGGCTGGGTCTGGTCGAACCGCCCGCACGGGCGGATCTGGACCGGCTGGGGTGGAACGCCGTCGAGCACGTGGAACTGTTGTGGTCGCTGTCCCGCGCCCCGGACGCCGATACCGCCCTGCGCTCGATGGTCCGGCTCGCCGATGCGCTCGACGACGACTGGGACGAGCTGAACCGGGCTCTGGTCAAGGACCGCGGGCTGCGCGGCCGGCTGTTCGGCGTGCTGGGCTCGTCGATGGCACTCGCCGACCACCTGATCGCGCAGCCACGGTCGTGGCACCTGCTGGCGGGCAGCGTCACCCTGCCCAGCGCTGCCGAACTGTCTCGCGTCTTCGCCGACCTGGCCGAGAAGTCCTCTGAGACAAACGAATTGCGCGTTCTCTACCGCGACCGGCTGCTGGTGCTGGCTGCACTGGATCTGGCGCCGACCGTCGAGAACGAACCGGTGCTGCCGTTCCCGACGGTGGGGGAGCACCTCGCCGATCTCGCCGACGCGGCCCTGGGTGCTGCGCTGATCGTCGCCACCAGGACCGTGTGCAAGGACGGCAAGGACGGCGCGCCGCCGCACCCACGACTGGCCGTCATCGCGATGGGCAAGAGCGGGGCGCGCGAACTGAACTATGTCAGCGACGTCGACGTCATCTTCGTCGCCGAGCAGGCCGACCCGATCACCACCAGGGTGGCCGGCGAGATGATGCGATTCGCCGGCGACGCCTTCTTCGAAGTGGACGCCGCGCTGCGGCCCGAGGGCAAGCAGGGGCAGCTCGTCCGCACGCTGGAATCCCATGTGGCGTACTACGAGCGGTGGGCCAAGACGTGGGAGTTCCAGGCCCTGCTGAAGGCGCGCCCGGCGGTCGGTGACCGCGCGCTGGGCGAGCAGTACATGGCGGCGCTGAAGCCGATGGTGTGGGCGGCCTCCGAACGTGAGGACTTCGTCTCCGAGGTTCAGGCGATGCGGCGGCGGGTCGAGGAACTGGTGCCCGCCGGGGTTAGGGCGCGCGAGATCAAGCTGGGCACCGGAGGGCTCCGCGACGTCGAGTTCGCGGTGCAGCTGCTGCAACTCGTCCACGGCCGCAACGACGAATCGCTTCAGGTGACGTCGACGGTCGACGCGATCGCCGCGCTCGGCGCGGGCGGTTACATAGGTCGGGACGACGCCGCCAACCTCACTGCGTCCTACGAATTCCTGCGGTTGCTCGAACACCGACTGCAACTGCAGCGGCTCAAGCGCACCCACATGCTCCCCGAACCCGACGACGACGAGGCGATGCGGTGGCTGGCCCGTGCGGCGCACATGCGCCCCGACGGTCAGCACGACGCGATCGGCGTGCTGCGCGAGGAGCTCAAACGGCAGAGCCTGCGGGTGTCACGGCTGCACGCCAAGCTGTTCTACCAACCGCTGCTGGAGTCCGTCGAGGGTGCCGTCGACTTCTCCCCGAGCATGTCGTCCGCGGCGGCCGAACGTCAGCTCGCCGCACTGGGATACGAGGGCCCGCAGAGCGCGCTGACCCATCTCGCCGCCCTGACCGGTAGCAGCGGCCGACGCGGACGAGTGCAGCAGGTACTGCTGCCGACGCTGCTGGACTGGCTGTCCGACACGCCCGATCCCGACGCCGGGCTGCTGGCCTACCGTCGCATCAGCGAGGCTCTCGCCGACCAGCGCTGGTTCCTGGCATCGCTGCGCGACGAGGGCGCCGTCGCCAAGCGACTCATGCGTGTCCTGGGCATCTCGGCGTTCGTCCCCGAACTCCTGATGCGTGCACCCGAGGTGATCCTGCAGTACGCCGACGGACCCGCGGGACCGAAGTTGCTGGAGGTCGAACCCGACGGACTGGCCAAGGCGCTGGTCGCGTCCGCCGGCCGGCAGGACGAGCCGCTGCGGGCCATCGCGGCGGCCAGGACTCTGCGCCGTCGCGAGCTGGCCCGCGTCGCGTCGGCCGACCTGTTGGGAATGCTCGAGGTGACCGACGTCTGTCGGGCCTTGACGTCGGTGTGGGTCGCCGTGCTGCAGGCCGCGCTGGACGTGGTGATGCGGGCGAACACCCCTGCCGGTGGCCCGTTGGCGCGGATCGCGGTCATCGGCATGGGCAGGCTGGGCGGCGGAGAGTTGGGCTACGGCTCCGACGCCGACGTGATGTTCGTCTGCGAGCCCGTCGGCGAGGTCGAGGAATCCGCGGCGGTGAAGTGGTCGGTCACCATCGCCGAGCAGGTGCGCGCGTTGTTGGGTACGCCGAGCGCCGACCCGCCGCTGGAAGTCGACATCAACCTGCGGCCCGAGGGACGGAGCGGGCCGTTGGTCCGCACCCTCGGCTCCTATGCCGTGTACTACGCCCGGTTCGCCCACACGTGGGAGGTCCAGGCACTTCTCCGGGCCCACTGCGTGGCGGGCGACCGGGATCTCGGCCTTCGCTTCCTGCTGATGGTCGACAAGACCCGCTACCCGCCGGGAGGTGTGTCCCCGGACGCGGTGCGGGAGATTCGACGCCTCAAGGCGCGCATCGACGCCGAGCGGCTGCCGCGTGGCGCTGATCCGAACACGCACACCAAGCTCGGGCGCGGCGGCCTCGCCGACGTCGAGTGGACGGTCCAGCTTCTCCAGCTGCGGTATGCGCACCGAATTCCGGCTCTGCACAGCACCTCTACGTTGGACACCCTCGACGCCATCGGCGCCGCCGAGCTGATCGCCGAGGGTGACGTCGACCTGCTCCGACACGCCTGGCTGACCGCAACGCGGGCACGCAACGCGTTGGTGCTCGTCCGCGGCAAGCCAACCGACCAACTGCCCGGGCCGGGCCGTCAGCTCAACGCCGTTGCCGCGGCGGCGGGCTGGCCCAACAGCGATGGCAGCGAGTTCCTGGACAACTACCTGCGGGTGACCCGCCGGGCGAAGACGGTGGTACGAAGGGTCTTTGGCGAATGA
- a CDS encoding PaaI family thioesterase, with amino-acid sequence MNFPFDLISAEEYDRQRMMHAPLTQAIRELIDAGIRTDVDEDTVADARAAIEAVTARLRSTQRAATSTLRHAGTGRPLAWANPAVGLRNAIAPPMDIQHEESGRCWAEFDLGLAYEGPPGLVHGGICALVLDHILGEVASDGLTKPVFTGTITLRYLRGTPLGPLRAEAFIERTEGIKTYARGYLGDTDGWSVEADGVFIRPAWARDAG; translated from the coding sequence ATGAACTTTCCGTTCGACCTCATCAGCGCCGAGGAGTACGACCGGCAGCGGATGATGCACGCTCCGCTGACGCAGGCCATTCGCGAGTTGATCGATGCGGGTATCCGCACCGACGTCGACGAGGACACCGTCGCCGACGCCCGGGCCGCCATCGAGGCGGTCACGGCCCGGCTGCGCAGCACCCAGCGCGCCGCCACGTCGACACTGCGACATGCGGGGACGGGTCGGCCGCTGGCGTGGGCCAATCCCGCGGTAGGACTGCGCAATGCGATCGCCCCGCCGATGGACATTCAGCACGAGGAGTCCGGTCGCTGCTGGGCCGAGTTCGACCTCGGGTTGGCCTACGAGGGGCCGCCGGGTCTGGTGCACGGCGGCATCTGCGCCCTGGTGCTCGACCACATCCTCGGGGAAGTCGCCAGTGACGGACTGACCAAGCCCGTATTCACCGGCACCATCACGCTGCGCTACCTGCGGGGCACGCCACTGGGTCCGCTTCGGGCGGAGGCGTTCATCGAGAGGACCGAGGGAATCAAGACCTACGCGCGGGGCTACCTCGGCGACACGGACGGCTGGAGCGTGGAGGCCGACGGTGTGTTCATCCGGCCGGCATGGGCGCGGGATGCCGGGTGA
- a CDS encoding TIGR03619 family F420-dependent LLM class oxidoreductase produces the protein MKFYVSPAFLKTREVVELARAADDLGYDGFAIPDHVVNLEKLATPYPYTKDGQRRWPPFTDWPDPWVLIGALAQVTERLHFVTTVYIPGMRDPYSVAKAVGTAAHLADGRVELGVGVGWCEEEFTLMGQRFDRRGKRTDEMLELLRALWAPGWTEFDGEFYRTPRLEMEPTPPHIPIYVGGLSDVALRRAARNDGWIGDLISTERAIAGARRLRELRAERGLTMDGFTILTPLTDALTIPDYKRAEVAGITHIMTMPWMFYTGPNATTAEKIDGMKRFRKDLALDV, from the coding sequence GTGAAGTTCTATGTCAGCCCAGCGTTCCTGAAGACCCGCGAAGTCGTCGAGTTGGCAAGGGCCGCAGACGATCTCGGATATGATGGGTTCGCCATCCCCGATCACGTCGTCAACCTGGAGAAGCTGGCCACGCCGTACCCGTACACCAAGGACGGTCAACGCCGGTGGCCGCCGTTCACCGACTGGCCCGACCCCTGGGTGCTGATCGGCGCCCTCGCTCAGGTCACCGAGCGACTGCACTTCGTCACCACGGTGTACATCCCCGGCATGCGGGACCCGTACTCGGTCGCGAAAGCCGTTGGTACCGCCGCTCATCTAGCCGACGGACGGGTCGAACTGGGTGTCGGGGTCGGGTGGTGCGAGGAAGAGTTCACCTTGATGGGCCAGCGGTTCGACCGCCGCGGCAAGCGCACCGACGAGATGCTCGAACTCCTCCGTGCGCTCTGGGCGCCGGGCTGGACCGAGTTCGACGGCGAGTTCTACCGCACACCCCGCTTGGAGATGGAACCCACCCCGCCGCACATCCCGATCTACGTCGGCGGGCTGAGCGACGTCGCGCTCCGCCGTGCCGCCCGCAACGATGGGTGGATCGGCGACCTGATCAGTACCGAGCGGGCCATCGCGGGAGCTCGACGCCTACGCGAACTCCGCGCCGAAAGGGGTTTGACGATGGACGGTTTCACCATCCTGACCCCGCTGACCGACGCGCTGACCATCCCGGACTACAAGCGTGCCGAGGTTGCGGGTATCACCCACATCATGACAATGCCGTGGATGTTCTACACGGGACCCAACGCGACGACGGCCGAGAAGATCGATGGCATGAAGCGCTTCCGCAAGGATCTGGCGCTCGACGTCTAG
- a CDS encoding helix-turn-helix transcriptional regulator, which yields MAEWTFLTNHAHALLCIARDPGIRLRDVAERVGVTERAAQRIVSDLVEAGYLDRLREGRRNYYRIRDDRPLRHPVERGHRIGEILAVLHDHEEAGSET from the coding sequence ATGGCGGAGTGGACGTTTCTGACCAACCACGCCCATGCCCTCCTGTGCATCGCCCGCGACCCGGGCATCCGGCTGCGCGACGTCGCCGAGCGCGTGGGCGTCACCGAGCGAGCGGCCCAACGCATCGTCAGCGATCTCGTCGAAGCCGGTTACCTGGACCGGTTGCGGGAAGGCCGACGCAACTACTACCGCATCCGCGACGACCGGCCGTTGCGACATCCGGTCGAACGAGGTCACCGCATCGGCGAGATCCTGGCTGTCCTGCACGACCACGAGGAAGCCGGTAGCGAGACCTAG
- a CDS encoding proton-conducting transporter transmembrane domain-containing protein gives MLAGILVAMVVVPATVAPIALMTGKWYPRPVGHVGVLAAGLGLIGAAVLAVRAADGAVVSAVFGGLAVSADQLAAVMLLLVFGVSVVVQSFAVRYLAGDPRAPWFVAGASLITAASAGLVTAATLIGLALAWTLAGAALCLLLGTYWHLPAGREGVKRTVTAFLIGDLALWTAVVLVTVRWGTVDLRAADPVTPTGPVAPVVACLIVVAALSRSSQIPFHGWLPATLAAPTPVSALLHAGVVNAGGILLIRLSPLVTGNLARTLIIVAGAATMVYGAAVMLVKPDVKGALAHSTMAQMGFMILTCGLGLWAAAVFHLVAHGFYKATLFLSSGSAIAHHRRQAASPPARPLRPRVRRLDAIVAAALPAAGLAAAALTLPAPIGDHAAGHALLLFAWVTGASMTWGWLQRRPGAGGILAAGAVLVPVSFLYVGLINAVGGFLVPALPAAVPATVTVWLIAAAALGALGLLAVLRWSPGRLHRAVYARVLTAGHVPMSLPRRLTGAPS, from the coding sequence ATGTTGGCGGGAATCCTGGTGGCGATGGTGGTGGTACCGGCCACGGTCGCGCCGATCGCCCTGATGACGGGGAAGTGGTACCCGCGGCCGGTCGGTCACGTCGGGGTGCTGGCCGCCGGGCTCGGGTTGATCGGCGCCGCCGTCCTCGCCGTCCGAGCCGCGGACGGTGCCGTGGTGTCGGCGGTGTTCGGGGGCCTGGCCGTGTCGGCGGACCAGCTCGCCGCGGTGATGCTGCTCCTGGTGTTCGGGGTCAGCGTCGTCGTCCAATCCTTCGCCGTGCGCTACCTCGCAGGAGATCCCCGGGCACCGTGGTTCGTCGCAGGAGCCAGTCTGATCACCGCCGCCTCGGCAGGGCTGGTGACGGCAGCCACGTTAATCGGTCTGGCGCTCGCCTGGACCCTGGCGGGCGCCGCGCTGTGTCTGCTCCTGGGCACGTACTGGCACCTGCCGGCCGGGCGCGAGGGAGTGAAGCGAACCGTGACGGCATTCCTGATCGGCGACCTGGCGCTGTGGACCGCGGTCGTCCTGGTCACCGTCCGGTGGGGGACTGTCGACCTGCGCGCCGCCGACCCCGTCACGCCGACGGGGCCGGTGGCGCCAGTGGTGGCGTGTCTCATCGTCGTCGCCGCGCTGTCCCGGTCCTCCCAGATCCCGTTCCACGGGTGGCTGCCCGCCACGCTGGCGGCGCCGACGCCGGTCTCGGCGCTGCTCCATGCCGGCGTGGTCAACGCGGGCGGAATCCTGCTGATCCGGCTGAGCCCGCTGGTGACCGGCAACCTGGCGCGCACGCTGATCATCGTCGCCGGTGCCGCCACCATGGTCTACGGCGCGGCCGTCATGCTGGTGAAGCCGGATGTCAAAGGGGCTCTTGCGCATTCGACGATGGCCCAGATGGGCTTCATGATCCTGACCTGCGGGCTCGGGCTCTGGGCGGCGGCGGTGTTCCACCTCGTCGCGCACGGTTTCTACAAGGCCACCCTGTTCCTGTCCTCGGGCTCTGCCATCGCCCACCACCGTCGGCAGGCTGCCAGCCCGCCCGCCCGTCCGTTGCGGCCTCGGGTCCGGCGACTCGACGCGATCGTCGCGGCGGCCCTACCCGCCGCCGGGCTCGCCGCTGCGGCACTGACACTTCCCGCGCCGATCGGGGACCACGCCGCAGGGCACGCCCTGCTGCTCTTCGCCTGGGTGACCGGCGCCTCGATGACGTGGGGCTGGCTGCAGCGACGCCCGGGTGCCGGCGGCATCCTCGCGGCGGGAGCCGTCCTGGTACCGGTGTCCTTCCTCTACGTCGGGCTGATCAACGCGGTCGGCGGATTCCTGGTGCCGGCACTTCCGGCGGCGGTGCCGGCGACGGTCACGGTCTGGCTGATCGCCGCCGCAGCCCTCGGTGCGCTCGGCCTCCTCGCCGTGCTGCGGTGGTCGCCCGGTCGACTGCACCGTGCCGTGTACGCCCGGGTGTTGACCGCAGGCCACGTTCCGATGTCCCTGCCCCGCCGACTGACAGGAGCGCCATCGTGA